TAAGTTGCAATGTAATCATCCTTGCTTCTTTTCGTCTTGCATTGTAATAGTTGCTTACTCAACTGGAGATTTTATCTTTCAGAGCAACATTTCAGTACTCTTTCACTAAGTCGATTCAATTCAACctccaaaataaaattaaataatgaaaaaatgAAGCGAAAATTGCTCCAACTACGGTTGTCGAGGTACGAATGCACTGAGCAAAAAATAagtttacaaaataaaaacaagataCAGCTTATGGGACACAGCAATCAAATCTCTTTTCTTCATTAAAGTTCCAAACGTGGCACGTCATTGAAACAATCGAACTCTCTAGATCTAAATGATGATACATTTAATTTAAATGCCTTCAGCACTGTCTTCTTAATCATCTAGCAATGGTGGGAGCACAAGTAGAATCATCTTTGTTTGACCAACCCTCTTTAATTCCACAGGCTTGGAATGGCCTTAACCTTTCAATATCAATCTGTAGTTCTTCCACAGCTTCTTTCTCTAATTGTGAACAATATTTCCCAAATGTCTCTACATTTACTTGAAGTCTGAAATCAATAGTGAACAAGAACCGCATTTCCAATCTGTTTAATTCAGATGTGCTTACTCCTCCCACTTTAGCATAGTATGCATTGTTAAAGAATCTGCAAGAAACAagtcaaaaatattaaaaaaataaatataatcatGATGAAACTTCAAGAGTAAAGGCTGAGAACCAAAAGGGACTATTCAAGATTTagtaaaaaaatttcattttggAACTTACGCATCATCCATAAATTTTGCTGCCAGCATTACACCGGTGATTAGCAGCCTGTGAACGTTGAGAGATGTTAAGTGAATCTCTGTGTTTTTGAGAAATCTGTCCAAATAGATGTTTGCAACAACAAAGCAAGAGGGGCTGCAGCCGGAGTACTTGAAGATGCGATCAACATACTGGCGAATGCTTAAACTAGGTGCTCTTAGACCGTGAAATATGGTAAGAACTTCTTTAGCCTTTGTTGCCTCCAATTGCAACTCATTTATTTGTACGGATTTCTCAAGGAGTGAGGAGAGAAGTGATAAGACCCGGGGTAGTTTTATAACTCCTTTGCCTAATCCTTTAAGCCCCAAAGAAAGGTAGACAACATCTGAACCTACACTGCTCTCGGTCTCAACTGCCAGAGTTCCCATTATCAGATCTGCAAAATTAAGCATTGACATGCGAAATGTCAGTCAAAGTACATAACACAACATCTAATGTAAGCAAGACTCGGGTGCACATTTAGGCATTTCAGAATGACCCCTAGTACAACTACCTCATCTCTACATTATAGAAAAATCAAAACTCGCAGGGAGGCAAATTCTCTGTACGAAATTGGTGACCCAATTCGCAAATGAAAGCCTCTTTTACTTTCAAGCTTAATTGTACATACAACTTCCTTCTATAACTTAAAGTTTACACATCTAGTATTGTTGTCCTATAACCTACTTCAATATTTTTCCATACATGGATTGTGGAACATTAAGAGTAAATTCCTGTAAATAGGCGAGCAAACAAGCAGTTGAGCTCGCTGAAATTGACACAATTATTAAACATGGGCCAAAAGTAAAGACCCACTTGAATTTTCCATAAGAGAGCACAGATCAGAGCCCAACTAAAGAACTAGACCCGAATTTGGTACTAAATCTAAAATCAAGGAAAAACCcataagaaaataaaagataTCAACAAATTCGACATAATAAGCAGAACCCACCAATCGAACCCGACTACTAACACGAAACCGACACCATTTTTCATtcaattcaacacaaacaaaaacCCAAGATCTAAAAGTTCAGCTCCGAACGAGAATTTTAGTAGTCCCAAACTAGAAGAAAGCACAAGAAGCAGACttaaaaaagagaaaaatgaagAACATACAGAGATATTCTTGTAGGAGTAGGAGAAGCCTCTAAATCCCTGTAATTGGTTTGTGTTTGAGCATAAAAGTACTCCCAAGGGCACAACAAGCAAGATACACTGAACGTAGTGGATATGATATCAGCGTCTAATTCAATGGACTTAGGCAGTGATTGCTTCTAcatctacttcttcttcttcttcatcttctctccGCCATTACATTCTTCTCGGAATAGTTTTTGGCGCTTGGCGCAGAGAGAGAataacttttatttattatttccctctctttctctgttttccctcctcaCATGGAGATTGAGACTTTAGACAAACGCGGTTTCTctctctataaaaaaaaaaagtgcttTTCTATGTATACTTCACATTAAAGATAGTGTCGGCACCATTcgctctcttctttttttttttttttaattttatatataataataagtgGCTACCTTCACCGTCGTGGATTGGTATCCATTATATAGCCAGAAAAATACTACTTTTTTTTAATACCGTATTACttgtaatataaaattaaaatgatTTATGTAACTTTCATTTCATGAAACATGGCTTTATATTTCAAAAAGTAAAATTAGCCTAGTTTCTTTTACTGTCTAATGTTAGAATTTGTTGGCAGGACGACATCTTACTTATTAATCGGATTtcgatttttatatattttagaatatgtttgaatttatttatatttttcaatAATATGTATAAGGAAATGAATCCAAACAAAACCCTGAAAAAAATTCccataataaattaatatctGGTACAAATCTTTTTAGTAGCATTGTAAGAAGCTGAAATTGATTGGAgatttttaaaacttaattagTTATTATTACTTTTGAAAGAGGGAGACTTTAGAGTAAGGTTGGACTTTATACTTTATTGGTAGGGTACAACTCTCCTTTAGTTCATTATAATTTTAGTAGGTCtgtaaatttttaagaaatttaagATAATTATTTGGAACAAAATTAAAGTTCAAAAATTTTATTTTACATGCGtacaaaaaaataattacacataaaataaattatttaaatctttattttatcttataaattaattaaaattttataaaagatCTGTTATGATTACGAAAAAAAATTGTAGTAATAATGATAATTAACGTACCGACCAATACAGTAAAAAAAGGGTACGCTATTGTAAATTTTTCTACAAAATTATCcttaaaaaaacacaaaattaagACTATTGTTGtgtaaaaaaaatatctaaattaCGCCGAAAGACAAGCAACAGGCAGTGGGTCACATACATTTCACACCACACAAAAATTACATTGCTGATTAGCTAGCAGAATTTGATGAGGAATATAGACAAGACATAAAGATGtcaacttttattattttaatgctcAATTAATTGTTAATTAAGTATACAACTTTCTTGTGATAAATAATTTGCCAATTAGTGACTCATGACTACTGTCCTTTCTAATCTACGATTGACccctctttttaaaaaaaaaatatatatattgtatattgtTTCGCATGTGGTTATTCAAAAGATATACACAATATATTGTTATGTCTATTTTAATATTGGGACAATACAAACTACGttccaaaataatacaaaaaaaaaaaatatatatatttatatttgtaaaGAAAGGTGTTTGGTTCAAAGGGTGACTTTAATCTAATACATTTTAAGGGGCAATTGATAGACAAAATGTCTCTCTTATCTAACTGAACTGATGGAGacttttcttattattattctcatttattatcattattattatgtcAAATCCATCTACTAAACCTTCCACCATTTTGTTCCTTTAATTAAGCCAATGGTGATTGGTTGCATTATTTGCAATTAATATTGCCAAACAAGTCCTTATCAAAAGATTACTTGTAGTAGCAGGGAAGTGATGAACAAACCAAACACAACCAATGCCTGTGACTTTCGCATTACTAAGAATGATTTTAATTGAgaaataattgtatatttataaataaataaataaaaacatgatTCAATTTAATAGCCTTTAGATGATTATAATTAatatgaatattttgtataaTTGACTATAGTAGAAATATTTattagtatttaaaaaaaaaacatttgtaAAATAATCTCAATGATAGTTCTTACCACTCAAAAATTATATTCAGCCATCCTAGTGTAAATTTTAATAAGAATAGTTCCACATAATAACTCTCTAGTCTCTTCCTGTTTTCCTCAATAATGTATggactagattttttttttaaagaaaaaagaagTATTACATCTTTATCTCAAGTTCAATGTACACATTTCTAAAAAATCAAAATGAAGATAAGCATCACATGGAAATAATAGCTATAAAAGCTATTGATATATActcaaaattattataaatatcacTTTCAAAAATATAAAAAGCTATCACCTATATGCTGTCCatatactatttttaatttcttcTCTCACCACCTAGAGTACTTTTTAATGGAGGAAGTAAAATatctaattctttataatataaagaaaaaattgttTAGGaaacttttaagaaaaaaaaaatggtgtttGATAATTCTCAGCTCAAAAGATTTAGAGCTGTAGCATTCCATTTATATTGAAAAGCAAAGGCAGTACATCCTCTTACATTTAGCCATCTGGCATTACACAAAAAGCAATATAACAAACTCTAACAAATTGGTAAGCAATATAACAAACTCTAACAAATTCGTACACCACTACCATTACACAGCAAATATTCCTTAGCACTAATAACAACCCAATAACAAATCAGAAAACAACAAAGGAGGCTAAGATGTTATTCTCTGTATTGCAGAGTACTGTAGCGTGTATGTGGGAGCTAGGAAATATTCAGGTTCTTAACAAAATAATCTTTCAATACGTgatataaagttatatttttttacctaaatgaataataCTTCTCTATATGTAGtaaaacactattcatcaagctataaatattttattattttttataaacttttatatatatatatacatgagtgtgatactattatatttaattattttatttcttaaaatgaataaaatatttttaaaaaatataatatttaaatgatgtagagaaaaaatagagaatctgatgtatagtataatgtaaatgtttgaggtaaattataaaaaaaatatgttttggtggtgtattttgaaatacactttctctataatatttagctaaaactcacaaaaacatcttaGATCAActtctttatacatatatttataatagttatgcacaaactccaattaatctatatctgcatttacataatatttacatatcctttatataatattttaatattattatttttctttataagctttctctctcctatttagtatatatatttattatttcttttttctttttcaattattttattttactttaattaataaaatatgtttaaagatataatatttaaatgatgtaaagaaatATTGAAAAACTGATGtgtggtataatgtaaaacttagaggtaaaatgaaaaaatatatattttgggaAGATAATTTAAAATATGGAGTAGAGTATCTATTGTGAGTGCTCTAATAAGTTAACTAAATTGCATTGTCTTATTTGAATGagccataattttattaaattgttTATGATTGTCTTTGTTTAATTATGCACATATGTTTGGTATTGGGTGTTGAAGGAGGGTATGTTAGCTAACATGGTAACATTTATAATGTTATTATTAAAATAGTAAATCCATGACCATTAATTTATTAAGGTTGGTTAAAAGGAGATAACTGAACTTGCTGTGTCTCTTAAATAacacaaaatataatttttttttttaaaatatccaCATAATTTGACACCTTGCCCAAGTGTTTGTTCCGGGCAATGGCATGTTAGAATGATATTTATTCCgagtaataattttatttagtattttaaaatatatatatatataaaaaatctaTTGCAGCTTTTATTGTTGAACttcttattattataattttgcgAGCAATGTGTATTGGGAATCACTAACACAACTCAGAACAAATCAATTATCAAATTCAAACAATTATAATAGGAACAACAATGTCAAATTGTTAAAACAAATGATAGAACGCAAAACAACTAAAGTAAAaacaatcaaaataaaatacaacaTGTGATATTATACTAGTTCAGCCGCCATTAATGAGGTCTACATCCAGTCTTCTTCCTCCAAGATTTTTCAATATCAAAGTCAATAGTACAATCATCAATAATCCTTTGAGTTACACCACGACATATAGAGTTGTAAATATGGAAAGGACTTTTCAGCACGGTATGAAACAGGCACGCGTTTGAAAGGTATGAACATGACACGGTATGAAAAAATATGAGTTGGGGCCAGACACGACATTATGTTGAAATTAGCAAGATACGACACGACACAACACGACACAACAAGCTTGAAGACACGATACAGTAAAAAACCTAAtattttaacattaataataCTAATAAATTTTTTGCgataaaaaaatactaataattttttatttgtcaattatatgtaaattaaataatcataatttttttttatataattctataattataattttatttatatgttttatgatttgtaagttaaaaatttaagtatttattagtaggtatttaaattctaataattaatatatatctttaatataattatgtgtaaaGTATGgttgaaaaaatataaaaataactaaaattataatttaaactaAAAAATGCATTTAACTTAGTGGTTAGCTCATTAATTGTTTAAGAGAAGGTAGATGGTTAAAATCCTCACCCTCACTTTTTTTTTAGCAATAATAAAATG
The genomic region above belongs to Humulus lupulus chromosome 1, drHumLupu1.1, whole genome shotgun sequence and contains:
- the LOC133791909 gene encoding cyclin-P3-1-like, producing MGTLAVETESSVGSDVVYLSLGLKGLGKGVIKLPRVLSLLSSLLEKSVQINELQLEATKAKEVLTIFHGLRAPSLSIRQYVDRIFKYSGCSPSCFVVANIYLDRFLKNTEIHLTSLNVHRLLITGVMLAAKFMDDAFFNNAYYAKVGGVSTSELNRLEMRFLFTIDFRLQVNVETFGKYCSQLEKEAVEELQIDIERLRPFQACGIKEGWSNKDDSTCAPTIAR